A genomic window from Silene latifolia isolate original U9 population chromosome 11, ASM4854445v1, whole genome shotgun sequence includes:
- the LOC141613004 gene encoding putative carboxylesterase 1 translates to MDFDTEDIDIAHEFFPFLRVYKNGRVERHILTSRVPPGLDPITGTQSKDIIISSDINLSARIFIPKIETPKKLPLLVHFHGGGFCTGSAFCPITKYSLSNFVASAQIVALSVDYRLAPENPLPVAYEDSWVALKWAVAHAEEKGPETWLNEYADFKHVFLGGESSGANIAHHVALRASEPGNELDGFKITGLSLVHPYFGVMEPDKLYQYLSPSSTGSYDDPMLNPAVDTNLGKLACDKVLVCVAGKDMLKGRGIEYYKALKASGFRGKVELVETQGEGHCFHLLNSSRNNVPFLKKLASFIRDDFQKS, encoded by the coding sequence ATGGATTTTGATACAGAGGACATAGACATAGCTCATGAATTCTTCCCCTTCTTACGGGTTTATAAGAATGGTCGCGTTGAGCGACACATATTAACATCGCGTGTTCCACCAGGACTCGATCCTATAACAGGAACTCAATCGAAAGACATTATAATCTCTTCTGATATTAATTTATCAGCTCGAATCTTCATCCCAAAGATTGAAACTCCAAAAAAACTACCTTTGTTGGTCCATTTCCACGGTGGAGGCTTTTGCACAGGGTCTGCATTTTGCCCTATTACAAAATACTCTTTGAGTAATTTTGTTGCTTCTGCTCAAATTGTCGCGTTATCTGTAGACTACAGGCTAGCCCCGGAGAACCCTCTTCCTGTTGCATACGAGGATTCATGGGTCGCTCTCAAATGGGCCGTGGCCCATGCAGAAGAAAAGGGACCTGAAACCTGGTTAAATGAATATGCCGATTTCAAACATGTTTTCCTGGGAGGGGAGAGCTCCGGGGCTAATATTGCACATCATGTCGCTCTTCGAGCTAGTGAACCAGGGAATGAGTTGGACGGTTTCAAAATAACCGGGTTATCTTTAGTCCATCCTTATTTCGGGGTTATGGAACCCGATAAACTATACCAATACTTGTCTCCTAGTAGTACCGGATCATATGATGATCCAATGTTGAACCCGGCCGTGGATACGAATTTGGGGAAGCTGGCTTGTGATAAGGTATTGGTTTGTGTTGCTGGTAAAGATATGCTGAAAGGCAGGGGAATTGAGTATTACAAAGCTTTGAAAGCGAGTGGATTTCGTGGAAAAGTTGAACTTGTGGAAACTCAAGGGGAAGGACATTGTTTTCATTTGCTTAATTCAAGTCGCAATAATGTTCCATTTCTAAAGAAATTAGCTTCTTTTATACGTGATGATTTTCAGAAGAGTTAA